The proteins below are encoded in one region of Rickettsiales bacterium Ac37b:
- a CDS encoding tpr repeat-containing protein encodes MILKYNNTDYLNDIDSGNLPQHIGHDIKFILNKNKMSNSLKEREILKTLVKELDQDWGINVDNINQYPDLVDVTTTITFDLYAQGLRTPLILKSLIVLMENNNIIFHKYSNYKLYQKTFEYAFEMINKNNTKISALLKARFLSAGVYSDYIFQDNAILELYKEKLLSSLEFLCKGYKYKNYVFLTYINISQFYLFQGVIEEVESYLQKAYTVLNEMNIPNYVALCLYHLAWLYIEKGKYKYASIFLEKTFINSDQSNLSLGIRLHLKNIAASNYARLNEYEKSFELAEQCYEEARIFYNTMEQDVIAEVQLTMARCYVYKQNFNEAECLINNSIKVLESIFGGKYVDPSQACAHVQLGDVYEQTNRLQQALKELMEVKEYYLNLYKDKIYNMFEVKKLYIKISNILERMGELNLYKNYIHIIQKFNI; translated from the coding sequence ATGATTTTAAAGTATAATAATACAGACTATTTAAATGACATTGATAGCGGTAATCTGCCACAGCATATAGGACATGATATAAAGTTCATTCTAAACAAAAATAAAATGTCTAACAGCTTAAAAGAAAGAGAAATTTTAAAGACGCTAGTTAAGGAATTAGACCAGGACTGGGGGATAAATGTTGATAATATTAACCAATATCCAGACTTGGTTGATGTTACTACAACAATAACATTTGATTTATATGCACAAGGATTACGTACTCCACTCATATTAAAGTCTTTAATTGTGTTAATGGAGAATAATAATATTATATTTCATAAATACAGTAACTATAAACTTTATCAAAAGACTTTCGAATATGCATTTGAGATGATTAATAAAAATAATACTAAAATATCTGCTTTACTAAAAGCAAGATTCCTTTCTGCGGGTGTTTATTCGGATTATATTTTCCAAGATAATGCTATTTTGGAGTTGTATAAAGAAAAGTTACTATCGAGCTTAGAATTTTTATGTAAAGGGTATAAATATAAAAATTATGTATTCCTCACCTATATTAATATATCTCAGTTTTATTTATTTCAAGGAGTTATAGAAGAAGTAGAGTCATACTTACAAAAAGCTTATACAGTACTCAATGAAATGAATATACCTAACTATGTTGCATTGTGTTTGTATCATTTGGCATGGTTATATATTGAAAAGGGTAAGTATAAGTATGCTTCTATATTTCTTGAAAAGACTTTTATAAATTCAGATCAGAGTAACCTTTCCTTAGGTATAAGGCTACATCTTAAAAATATAGCTGCTTCTAATTATGCTAGGTTGAATGAATATGAAAAATCTTTTGAGTTAGCAGAGCAGTGCTATGAGGAAGCAAGAATATTTTACAATACAATGGAACAAGATGTTATTGCTGAAGTACAGTTAACTATGGCCAGATGTTATGTGTATAAGCAGAATTTTAATGAAGCAGAATGTTTAATAAATAATTCTATCAAAGTATTAGAAAGCATATTTGGTGGAAAATATGTAGATCCTAGTCAAGCTTGTGCACACGTACAACTAGGGGATGTTTACGAGCAAACTAATAGGCTACAACAAGCATTGAAAGAACTTATGGAAGTTAAAGAATACTATCTTAATTTGTATAAAGATAAAATATATAATATGTTTGAAGTAAAAAAGTTATATATCAAAATTTCAAATATTTTAGAACGTATGGGAGAATTAAACTTATATAAAAATTATATTCATATCATCCAAAAGTTTAATATATAA